In one Chitinivorax tropicus genomic region, the following are encoded:
- a CDS encoding glycerophosphodiester phosphodiesterase, protein MHLLAHRGHHQTLPENTMEAFSSAMALGFEGIETDVRISRDQQLILFHNRVASNGCAVAELTRSELEVVTGFHVPTLEEALDAFPTALWNIEIKVAAAQASSIRVLKRYQHNRRLLITSFRHDIVLACAHELSTDCGMLIAHRPVSINSLAHAALPEPRLRTIVWDFEIVDVQQLEMANAIGFKNIVYGPHTASEHELCTHLGLHGLITDHPEFVELPHRGLHSLTKH, encoded by the coding sequence ATGCATTTGCTTGCACATCGGGGACATCATCAAACCCTGCCAGAGAACACCATGGAAGCCTTCTCCTCGGCCATGGCACTTGGGTTCGAAGGCATTGAAACGGACGTACGGATCAGCCGCGATCAGCAACTCATCTTGTTTCACAATCGGGTTGCAAGCAATGGCTGCGCCGTTGCCGAGCTGACCCGATCCGAATTGGAGGTTGTAACAGGCTTTCATGTCCCCACGCTGGAAGAAGCACTTGATGCGTTTCCCACGGCACTATGGAACATTGAAATCAAAGTTGCGGCAGCACAGGCCAGCAGCATCCGGGTACTGAAACGCTATCAGCACAACCGCCGACTATTGATCACGTCATTCCGTCACGACATTGTATTGGCCTGCGCCCATGAGTTGTCCACTGACTGCGGCATGCTGATCGCCCATCGCCCTGTCTCCATCAATAGCCTGGCCCATGCCGCACTGCCTGAGCCACGGCTCAGAACCATCGTTTGGGACTTTGAAATCGTAGACGTGCAGCAACTGGAGATGGCCAATGCCATTGGCTTCAAAAACATCGTCTATGGCCCACACACCGCATCAGAGCACGAGCTGTGCACACACCTTGGCTTGCACGGCCTCATTACAGACCACCCTGAGTTCGTTGAGCTACCACATCGAGGGTTGCATTCGTTGACTAAACATTGA
- a CDS encoding DMT family transporter encodes MSTHPRLSYFLLTLTSLFWSGNFVVARATHAAIAPMTLSFARWTIALLILLPWVGKRAWLQRQLLRTHYKRIVLLGILGVAGFNSFVYAGLQYTTAMNAVLLNSFIPILIVLIGWAFQKQALSRASMIGILTSFGGVMLIVSRADWQTLTHLSINQGDALVFCAVVCWAIYTVLLRGLPQTMDRLAMLVAVVAVGWLVLALPFTYEVWGLQHHTDLNLPNLLTFLYVGIFPSVLAYLFYNRGVADVGPAKAGAFIHLMPAFGSILAMLFLGEKLQSYHAGGIALIFCGIYLNTRQ; translated from the coding sequence TTGTCTACACATCCCCGCCTATCCTACTTCCTATTGACCCTTACCTCACTATTCTGGTCGGGTAATTTTGTGGTGGCACGCGCCACCCATGCGGCCATCGCCCCCATGACGCTTTCCTTTGCGAGGTGGACAATCGCGCTGCTGATCCTGCTGCCCTGGGTCGGCAAACGTGCCTGGTTACAGCGGCAGTTGTTGCGCACTCACTACAAACGTATTGTGCTGCTGGGTATTTTAGGCGTAGCCGGATTCAATAGCTTTGTCTATGCGGGGCTGCAATATACCACTGCGATGAACGCCGTTCTGCTGAACTCTTTCATCCCGATACTGATTGTATTGATTGGCTGGGCATTTCAAAAACAGGCGCTCAGCCGGGCATCCATGATTGGCATCCTGACCTCTTTTGGTGGCGTGATGCTGATTGTCAGCCGAGCGGATTGGCAAACGCTGACCCATCTATCCATCAACCAAGGCGATGCGTTGGTTTTCTGCGCGGTTGTCTGCTGGGCCATTTACACCGTCCTGTTACGCGGCCTGCCACAAACAATGGACCGGCTGGCCATGCTGGTTGCCGTTGTTGCGGTTGGCTGGCTTGTGCTGGCCCTGCCCTTCACCTATGAGGTATGGGGGCTGCAACACCATACTGATCTGAATCTGCCCAATCTTCTTACCTTCCTGTATGTGGGCATCTTTCCATCTGTCCTGGCTTATCTCTTCTACAACCGGGGTGTAGCCGATGTCGGCCCAGCCAAGGCAGGGGCGTTCATTCACCTGATGCCTGCATTCGGCTCCATCCTGGCCATGTTATTTCTGGGCGAAAAACTGCAAAGCTACCACGCAGGTGGAATCGCCTTGATCTTTTGCGGCATTTATCTCAATACTCGCCAGTAA